From a region of the Mytilus galloprovincialis chromosome 3, xbMytGall1.hap1.1, whole genome shotgun sequence genome:
- the LOC143068137 gene encoding macrophage-expressed gene 1 protein-like → MARAEIFLAAIFSLVVLNTCQMIPGECQDINSTVYRYEVLPGSGWDNLRNENMGRVVQFIYSMCQKTTDGVFLVPDNVNVIPIKSSNVERYSQFIEHAENATSDIAASINLDGSIAVHDVPINGKFSIDFQKFKSNMINDNSTAMKVKAHYVQYNAKLQPDVNLDPSFKTKVMSIANHILNNRTSSARYESQLLVRDFGTHVITSIDSGASIIKVDHVKRELLQDDTIDKFQISAAAGAELFGVQVGITIPEEVMTKYLAAKTHSSIRTHGGPVYLPVNFTIDDWVNQIDQNLVSVDRSGDPLHFIINEYVFPELSVSIVTDTAAAVESAIKTYYKMNTHRGCTNRDSPNYNYLANVDDGTCEYNLNATNTNFGGVFQTCNVTGNINGICDTFLCKNPLTGDFSCPNGFIAVPLFLGHDNNEEVHRTCSKYMIFWSHCETTSNLGTASYQSYWCSPQGGNQSFPGYLFGGLYTTQLPNVVTQQQSCPQYFTAIGIAEDLKICVSDDIENGFQYSIPFGGFFSCQNDNLLAANQNATHCQAGYSEHLATIVNECEINYCASQKHVVTGYIPLRSPPFMRKPSAQNISSIHVISEDGQSWTQIYSVPTGFNGFNGTNTSWIVDTGDFLDNNKLLIARQKGNVDVPDKNSDLFGSTETEEKHGKEKQNASEQISTEQILGVVGGSVGITFSFVVFIGFFVYIVSKKRDKKTDNYTKLKA, encoded by the coding sequence atggCGAGGGCTGAGATTTTTCTTGCAGCCATTTTTTCTCTTGTTGTTTTAAATACTTGTCAGATGATTCCAGGAGAATGCCAGGATATCAATTCTACTGTGTACCGTTATGAAGTTTTACCAGGTAGTGGTTGGGATAACTTAAGAAATGAAAACATGGGCCGGGTGGTGCAGTTTATATATTCAATGTGTCAGAAGACTACCGATGGTGTTTTTCTTGTTCCAGATAACGTCAATGTCATTCCTATAAAATCAAGTAACGTCGAGCGATACTCCCAATTTATCGAACATGCCGAAaacgcaacgtcagatattgcaGCTTCAATTAACCTAGACGGAAGCATAGCTGTGCATGACGTTCCTATAAATggaaaattttcaattgattttcaaaagtttaagAGTAATATGATCAATGATAATTCGACTGCAATGAAGGTTAAAGCTCACTACGTTCAATACAACGCCAAACTTCAACCAGATGTCAATTTAGATCCGTCCTTCAAAACAAAAGTAATGAGTATAGCCaatcatatattgaataatagaACATCATCTGCAAGATATGAGAGTCAGTTACTTGTAAGAGACTTTGGTACACATGTGATTACTAGCATTGACAGTGGAGCATCGATAATAAAAGTCGACCATGTCAAGCGAGAACTATTGCAAGACGATACAATcgataaatttcaaatatcagCTGCTGCAGGAGCCGAACTTTTCGGAGTACAAGTTGGAATAACAATTCCCGAAGAAGTCATGACAAAATACCTCGCAGCAAAGACACATTCTTCGATTCGTACACATGGAGGGCCTGTATATTTACCCGTTAACTTTACGATCGATGACTGGGTCAATCAAATAGATCAGAACTTGGTGTCGGTAGACCGATCAGGGGATCCACTGCATTTCATCATAAACGAATACGTGTTCCCAGAACTGTCGGTTTCCATTGTAACTGATACAGCCGCTGCAGTAGAAAGTGccattaaaacatattacaaaatgaaCACTCATCGCGGCTGTACAAACAGGGATTCCCCGAACTATAATTACCTTGCTAATGTCGACGACGGAACTTGTGAATATAACCTAAATGCTACTAATACTAATTTCGGGGGAGTATTCCAAACATGTAATGTAACTGGGAATATCAATGGGATATGTGATACTTTCTTATGCAAAAATCCGTTGACTGGAGATTTTTCTTGTCCAAATGGTTTCATTGCAGTACCATTATTTTTGGGGCATGATAACAATGAGGAAGTGCATCGTACATGTTCAAAATATATGATCTTCTGGAGTCACTGTGAAACAACTTCAAACCTGGGAACAGCAAGCTATCAGTCATATTGGTGCTCTCCCCAAGGAGGAAATCAAAGCTTCCCGGGATACTTGTTTGGTGGTCTGTATACAACTCAACTACCAAACGTCGTTACACAACAACAGAGTTGTCCACAGTACTTCACTGCTATTGGAATCGCAGAAGATTTGAAAATTTGTGTTTCAGATGACATTGAAAATGGTTTCCAATATTCAATCCCGTTTGGCGGTTTCTTTAGCTGTCAAAACGACAATTTATTAGCCGCCAATCAGAACGCCACGCACTGTCAGGCTGGGTACAGTGAACACTTAGCAACAATCGTAAACGAATGTGAGATTAATTATTGTGCTTCACAAAAGCATGTTGTTACTGGATACATACCTTTAAGAAGTCCACCTTTCATGCGAAAACCGTCAGCCCAAAATATATCATCAATTCACGTGATTAGCGAAGATGGTCAAAGCTGGACGCAAATATATTCAGTTCCAACGGGATTCAACGGGTTTAATGGAACTAATACCAGCTGGATTGTAGACACTGGCGATTTTCTTGACAATAATAAACTTCTGATAGCAAGACAAAAGGGAAACGTGGATGTGCCAGATAAGAACAGTGATTTATTTGGATCGACGGAAACAGAAGAAAAACatggaaaagaaaaacaaaatgccTCCGAACAAATATCAACTGAACAAATACTTGGTGTAGTTGGCGGTTCAGTTGGGATTACGTTCTCTTTTGTAGTTTTCATAGGTTTTTTCGTTTACATCGTTTCCAAGAAAAGggataaaaaaactgacaattacACGAAATTGAAAGCCTAA